A region of Drosophila mauritiana strain mau12 chromosome 3L, ASM438214v1, whole genome shotgun sequence DNA encodes the following proteins:
- the LOC117141537 gene encoding uncharacterized protein LOC117141537, with product MERLHYPIPLNPNAKYLPNSISNVLYSIQKFDQSTLAWPTCQRKTNVSIGKAFTSPPEVPFAGTATCVIQKRRQCASRCNAKEVQKNTFYQILQASQDQPRIQQSSRIKRKSIDPKFKCDFKDDSIYNDIYDIVRSHTQYKKLPQIEKQPEQQKPFPLNPPAVEVYKVRPFANEIKEPRSKTPNSTAKTNRLREKTNELSVSKRKTHQSKPKLGESKSSRKNTNKLREKTNELSDSKRTTNHSKPKLAESKSSRKNRNKLQEKTNEIPDSIRTSASMSLQNQLLKFQTRENKQKRNSKSEKHKTTQQLWPLRDKGAVRIPQRSIYNEQSNVGSEIKSNFSTTQLPDPDGQKVQEISTEEQGNLEEKPEQETERASDIKRNSNEESGRRRRMSKLKLKLFNANNNDTIYVVQGRNSKGFTRDSLSNKRSGKEIYKIKEMKFHPFKEQEEISTLNPQKSDSYILGRSKKRFIPNRTRESRASKKISTIKEKPLVESISDITIANNLQTNLKSMSVKPKEQEVNGITAPVKEEIVSKPRKMYPLNSILNVGNISRTISNPGDQNEKMVQISSQKKKPKDSFEENTAHTTLSTTDKLKSKTKTTSNESQIKDISRFFLHKLQPPTPTNSLETEIEALPVYPYEEHDNEDETSYISDSFYLSDRRTVERKSILDRLNLKIRKTNLDMTPEMYQERLNKVKQFLNRHSMTENTDTSSVDIEGIHHSDLLMYPYAEIYENRTTVTKVKQPNVSDAIEENSQPIPRPPDDTRKIENEQPVCKNTACIICRTIRGNHGTKEAPFMEQMRKENRRRELLAYRAKIEEPRIKFCNILPKDPMNQTKAINLHDLSKKELYTLKSRSNIFGTASSMSRFPKKSNLSTFPSES from the coding sequence ATGGAGAGGCTACATTATCCAATTCCTTTAAATCCAAATGCCAAATACCTACCCAACTcgatttcgaatgttttgtaCAGTATTCAGAAATTTGATCAAAGTACGCTTGCTTGGCCAACTTGCCAACGGAAAACGAATGTCTCAATTGGAAAAGCATTCACATCGCCACCGGAAGTTCCGTTCGCCGGAACTGCAACCTGCGTGATCCAAAAGAGAAGACAATGTGCATCCAGATGTAATGCTAAGGAGGTCCAGAAGAATACCTTCTATCAAATTCTTCAAGCCAGCCAAGATCAGCCGAGAATTCAGCAGAGTTCCAGAATCAAACGAAAAAGTATCGACCCTAAATTTAAATGCGATTTCAAGGACGACAGCATTTACAATGATATATACGACATAGTGAGGTCTCACACTCAATACAAAAAATTACCTCAAATTGAAAAGCAGCCTGAGCAACAAAAGCCATTTCCTCTGAATCCTCCTGCGGTGGAAGTCTATAAAGTTCGTCCGTTTGCAAACGAAATCAAAGAACCAAGAAGCAAAACTCCTAATTCAACAGCCAAGACAAATAGACTTCGAGAAAAAACGAATGAGCTTTCGGtttcaaaaaggaaaacgcATCAGTCTAAGCCGAAGTTAGGAGAATCAAAAAGTTCGaggaaaaatacaaataaacttCGAGAAAAAACGAATGAGCTTTCAGATTCTAAAAGGACCACGAATCATTCTAAGCCGAAGTTAGCAGAATCTAAAAGTTCGaggaaaaatagaaataaactTCAAGAAAAAACGAATGAGATTCCGGATTCAATAAGGACATCAGCATCTATGAGTTTGCAGAATCAGCTCTTAAAATTTCAAACAAGGGAAAATAAGCAGAAGCGCAATTCAAAGTccgaaaaacacaaaacaaccCAACAGTTGTGGCCATTACGGGATAAAGGTGCAGTTCGAATCCCACAGAGAAGTATATATAACGAACAATCCAATGTGGGTTCCGAGATTAAGTCGAATTTTTCCACCACCCAGCTTCCAGATCCAGATGGTCAAAAGGTCCAAGAGATTTCCACTGAGGAGCAGGGAAACTTGGAGGAAAAGCCGGAACAGGAAACTGAAAGAGCGAGTGATATAAAAAGAAATTCCAACGAAGAATCAGGCAGGAGAAGAAGAATGTCCAAGTTAAAACTAAAACTATTCAATGCCAATAATAATGATACAATCTATGTTGTTCAAGGAAGAAATTCAAAAGGGTTTACACGTGATTCGCTTTCCAATAAACGTTCCGGAAAGGAGATTTATAAGATTAAAGAAATGAAATTTCATCCGTTTAAGGAACAGGAAGAAATCTCGACACTGAATCCGCAAAAGTCAGATTCTTATATTCTGGGAAGATCAAAAAAGCGTTTCATTCCGAATAGGACACGCGAATCACGTGCTTCTAAGAAAATCTCTACGATTAAAGAGAAACCCCTGGTTGAAAGCATATCTGATATAACAATTGCCAACAATTTACAGACAAATCTAAAATCGATGTCAGTAAAACCCAAGGAGCAGGAAGTCAATGGCATCACAGCGCCAGTAAAAGAAGAAATAGTTTCCAAGCCAAGAAAAATGTATCCGTTGAATAGTATCTTAAATGTTGGAAATATATCCAGAACTATCAGCAATCCGGGCGACCAGAACGAAAAAATGGTACAAATTTCCAGtcagaaaaaaaaaccgaagGATTCTTTTGAAGAGAACACTGCTCATACAACTCTATCTACTACTGATAAGTTAAAAAGCAAAACTAAAACGACTTCTAATGAGTCTCAAATAAAAGATATATCAAGATTTTTTCTGCATAAATTACAACCGCCAACGCCAACAAATTCTTTAGAAACCGAAATTGAAGCCTTACCAGTTTATCCTTACGAGGAGCACGATAATGAGGACGAGACCTCCTACATTAGCGACAGTTTCTACTTATCGGATCGAAGGACCGTGGAACGCAAAAGCATCCTGGATAGGTTAAACCTGAAGATTCGAAAAACCAATCTTGATATGACGCCGGAAATGTACCAGGAGAGATTGAACAAAGTAAAGCAATTTCTTAACCGACACAGCATGACCGAGAATACAGATACGTCCTCAGTCGACATCGAAGGAATCCACCATAGCGATTTGCTCATGTATCCGTATGCGGAAATATATGAAAACAGGACGACCGTCACAAAGGTAAAGCAGCCAAATGTATCCGATGCAATTGAGGAAAATTCGCAGCCCATTCCAAGACCTCCAGATGATACTCGTAAGATAGAAAATGAACAGCCTGTTTGCAAAAACACCGCCTGCATTATATGCCGAACTATTAGAGGTAATCACGGGACAAAGGAAGCACCTTTCATGGAGCAGATGAGAAAGGAGAATAGACGTCGGGAACTATTGGCATACAGAGCAAAAATTGAAGAGCCCCGTATTAAATTTTGTAACATCCTGCCCAAGGATCCTATGAATCAAACTAAAGCCATTAACCTGCACGATCTCAGCAAAAAAGAACTCTACACTCTGAAGAGTAGGAGCAATATTTTCGGCACTGCGAGTAGTATGTCTAGATTCCCTAAGAAAAGTAATTTAAGTACTTTTCCTAGCGAATCTTAG
- the LOC117141538 gene encoding serine/threonine-protein phosphatase rdgC isoform X3: protein MDENAIRAAIFIQKWYRRHQARREMQRRCNWQIFQNLEYASEQDQAELYKFFNDLIKHMPQAAGRKNQYQGSAHVSVLDDKDDLVEEFGDIVNAKIELPIRKNHIDLLIDVFRKKRGNRLHPKYVALILREAAKSLKQLPNISPVSTAVSQQVTVCGDLHGKLDDLLVVLHKNGLPSSSNPYVFNGDFVDRGKRGLEVLLLLLSLYLAFPNAVFLNRGNHEDSVMNARYGFIREVESKYPRNHKRILAFIDEVYRWLPLGSVLNSRVLIVHGGFSDSTSLDLIKSIDRGKYVSILRPPLTDGEPLDKTEWQQIFDIMWSDPQATMGCVPNTLRGAGVWFGPDVTDNFLQRHRLSYVIRSHECKPNGHEFMHDNKIITIFSASNYYAIGSNKGAYIRLNNQLMPHFVQYISAASQTKRLSFKQRMGIVESSALKELAVRMRDHRDELEDEFRKYDPKDSGYISISHWCKVMENVTKLGLPWRLLRDKLAPGTDSQKVNYNRTLDLLDTDVILEAEADGMSVMDALYANKASLVAIFNIIDADNSGEITLDEFETAIDLLVAHMPGAYSKAEMLEKCRMMDLNGDGKVDLNEFLEAFRLSDLHRKEQQDENIRRRSTGRPSVAKTATDPVTLLADKISKNTLVVEHDIDPTDCESKVIDPKKS, encoded by the exons ATGGATGAGAACG cTATCCGAGCGGCAATCTTCATCCAGAAATGGTATCGCAGGCATCAGGCTCGTCGCGAAATGCAGAGGCGTTGCAATTGGCAGATCTTCCAGAACCTGGAGTACGCCAGCGAACAGGACCAGGCTGAG CTGTACAAATTCTTCAATGACCTCATCAAGCACATGCCCCAGGCGGCGGGCAGGAAGAACCAGTACCAAGGATCCGCCCATG TTTCCGTTTTGGATGATAAGGACGATCTCGTCGAAGAGTTTGGAGACATTGTGAATGCCAAAATAGAGTTGCCAATACGAAAAAATCATATCGATCTATTGATTGACGTCTTCCGCAAGAAACGG GGCAACCGATTGCATCCCAAGTATGTGGCCCTGATTCTACGTGAAGCTGCCAAATCGCTAAAGCAGCTGCCCAATATTTCTCCGGTGTCCACGGCGGTTTCCCAACAAGTAACGGTTTGCGGCGATCTGCATGGAAAATTGGACGATCTTCTTGTGGTGCTGCATAAG AACGGTCTTCCCTCATCTTCCAATCCCTACGTGTTCAATGGCGACTTCGTGGACAGGGGCAAGCGTGGCTTGGaggtcctgctcctgctgctctcCCTTTACTTGGCTTTTCCCAACGCAGTTTTCCTTAACCGCGGGAACCACGAGGACAGTGTCATGAATGCGCGATATGGATTTATCCGGGAGGTGGAAAGCAAGTATCCC CGGAATCACAAGCGAATCCTGGCCTTCATCGACGAGGTCTACCGATGGCTTCCCCTGGGCTCCGTTCTCAACAGTAGAGTCCTAATCGTGCATGGAGGCTTCTCGGACAGCACCAGCCTGGATCTAATAAAGAGTATTGACAGGGGCAAG TACGTGTCCATTTTGCGACCGCCACTTACGGATGGCGAACCACTGGACAAAACCGAGTGGCAGCAG ATCTTCGACATAATGTGGAGTGACCCGCAGGCCACCATGGGATGTGTTCCGAACACTCTGCGTGGAGCTGGCGTCTGGTTTGGACCGGATGTGACTGACAACTTTCTGCAAAGACATCGACTCAGCTACGTCATTCGATCGCACGAGTGCAAGCCCAATGGCCATGAGTTTATGCACGACAACAAG ATAATTACTATATTTTCGGCCTCGAACTACTATGCCATTGGATCCAACAAGGGCGCCTACATCCGGCTGAACAACCAGCTGATGCCCCATTTCGTTCAGTACATATCGGCGGCATCGCAGACCAAGCGATTATCCTTCAAACAGCGGATGGGCATCGTGGAGAGTTCGGCACTCAAGGAGTTGGCGGTGCGTATGCGCGATCATCGCGACGAGTTGGAGGACGAGTTCCGGAAGTATGATCCCAAGGATAGCGGATATATATCCATATCGCACTGGTGCAAGGTGATGGAGAACGTGACCAAGTTGGGGCTGCCCTGGAGACTCCTGCGCGATAAGCTGGCACCAGGCACGGATAGTCAAAAGGTTAACTATAATAGGACGTTGGATCTGCTGGACACGGATGTTATT CTCGAAGCTGAGGCTGATGGCATGTCGGTAATGGATGCTTTGTATGCCAACAAAGCCAGCCTGGTTGccatttttaatataattgaTGCCGATAATTCGG GCGAAATTACCCTAGATGAGTTCGAAACTGCGATTGACCTGCTGGTGGCCCATATGCCAGGTGCCTATTCGAAGGCGGAAATGCTGGAGAAGTGCAGAATGATGGACCTCAACGGAGATGGCAAGGTGGACTTGAATGAATTCCTGGAAGCGTTCAGGCTGAGTGACCTGCACAGaaaggagcagcaggacgAAAACATCAGGAGGCGTTCGACTGGCAGACCATCCGTGGCCAAAACCGCCACAGATCCTGTGACTCTCCTGGCCGACAAGATCTCAAAGAACACGCTGGTTGTGGAACACGACATCGATCCCACGGACTGTGAGTCCAAAGTAATCGATCCTAAGAAGTCCTAA
- the LOC117141538 gene encoding serine/threonine-protein phosphatase rdgC isoform X1: protein MQTLGPNGQPQSSAAQTSTRASSLLQLFQRRGWCKHFRKPLRGMSASRAEKTIRAAIFIQKWYRRHQARREMQRRCNWQIFQNLEYASEQDQAELYKFFNDLIKHMPQAAGRKNQYQGSAHVSVLDDKDDLVEEFGDIVNAKIELPIRKNHIDLLIDVFRKKRGNRLHPKYVALILREAAKSLKQLPNISPVSTAVSQQVTVCGDLHGKLDDLLVVLHKNGLPSSSNPYVFNGDFVDRGKRGLEVLLLLLSLYLAFPNAVFLNRGNHEDSVMNARYGFIREVESKYPRNHKRILAFIDEVYRWLPLGSVLNSRVLIVHGGFSDSTSLDLIKSIDRGKYVSILRPPLTDGEPLDKTEWQQIFDIMWSDPQATMGCVPNTLRGAGVWFGPDVTDNFLQRHRLSYVIRSHECKPNGHEFMHDNKIITIFSASNYYAIGSNKGAYIRLNNQLMPHFVQYISAASQTKRLSFKQRMGIVESSALKELAVRMRDHRDELEDEFRKYDPKDSGYISISHWCKVMENVTKLGLPWRLLRDKLAPGTDSQKVNYNRTLDLLDTDVILEAEADGMSVMDALYANKASLVAIFNIIDADNSGEITLDEFETAIDLLVAHMPGAYSKAEMLEKCRMMDLNGDGKVDLNEFLEAFRLSDLHRKEQQDENIRRRSTGRPSVAKTATDPVTLLADKISKNTLVVEHDIDPTDCESKVIDPKKS from the exons cTATCCGAGCGGCAATCTTCATCCAGAAATGGTATCGCAGGCATCAGGCTCGTCGCGAAATGCAGAGGCGTTGCAATTGGCAGATCTTCCAGAACCTGGAGTACGCCAGCGAACAGGACCAGGCTGAG CTGTACAAATTCTTCAATGACCTCATCAAGCACATGCCCCAGGCGGCGGGCAGGAAGAACCAGTACCAAGGATCCGCCCATG TTTCCGTTTTGGATGATAAGGACGATCTCGTCGAAGAGTTTGGAGACATTGTGAATGCCAAAATAGAGTTGCCAATACGAAAAAATCATATCGATCTATTGATTGACGTCTTCCGCAAGAAACGG GGCAACCGATTGCATCCCAAGTATGTGGCCCTGATTCTACGTGAAGCTGCCAAATCGCTAAAGCAGCTGCCCAATATTTCTCCGGTGTCCACGGCGGTTTCCCAACAAGTAACGGTTTGCGGCGATCTGCATGGAAAATTGGACGATCTTCTTGTGGTGCTGCATAAG AACGGTCTTCCCTCATCTTCCAATCCCTACGTGTTCAATGGCGACTTCGTGGACAGGGGCAAGCGTGGCTTGGaggtcctgctcctgctgctctcCCTTTACTTGGCTTTTCCCAACGCAGTTTTCCTTAACCGCGGGAACCACGAGGACAGTGTCATGAATGCGCGATATGGATTTATCCGGGAGGTGGAAAGCAAGTATCCC CGGAATCACAAGCGAATCCTGGCCTTCATCGACGAGGTCTACCGATGGCTTCCCCTGGGCTCCGTTCTCAACAGTAGAGTCCTAATCGTGCATGGAGGCTTCTCGGACAGCACCAGCCTGGATCTAATAAAGAGTATTGACAGGGGCAAG TACGTGTCCATTTTGCGACCGCCACTTACGGATGGCGAACCACTGGACAAAACCGAGTGGCAGCAG ATCTTCGACATAATGTGGAGTGACCCGCAGGCCACCATGGGATGTGTTCCGAACACTCTGCGTGGAGCTGGCGTCTGGTTTGGACCGGATGTGACTGACAACTTTCTGCAAAGACATCGACTCAGCTACGTCATTCGATCGCACGAGTGCAAGCCCAATGGCCATGAGTTTATGCACGACAACAAG ATAATTACTATATTTTCGGCCTCGAACTACTATGCCATTGGATCCAACAAGGGCGCCTACATCCGGCTGAACAACCAGCTGATGCCCCATTTCGTTCAGTACATATCGGCGGCATCGCAGACCAAGCGATTATCCTTCAAACAGCGGATGGGCATCGTGGAGAGTTCGGCACTCAAGGAGTTGGCGGTGCGTATGCGCGATCATCGCGACGAGTTGGAGGACGAGTTCCGGAAGTATGATCCCAAGGATAGCGGATATATATCCATATCGCACTGGTGCAAGGTGATGGAGAACGTGACCAAGTTGGGGCTGCCCTGGAGACTCCTGCGCGATAAGCTGGCACCAGGCACGGATAGTCAAAAGGTTAACTATAATAGGACGTTGGATCTGCTGGACACGGATGTTATT CTCGAAGCTGAGGCTGATGGCATGTCGGTAATGGATGCTTTGTATGCCAACAAAGCCAGCCTGGTTGccatttttaatataattgaTGCCGATAATTCGG GCGAAATTACCCTAGATGAGTTCGAAACTGCGATTGACCTGCTGGTGGCCCATATGCCAGGTGCCTATTCGAAGGCGGAAATGCTGGAGAAGTGCAGAATGATGGACCTCAACGGAGATGGCAAGGTGGACTTGAATGAATTCCTGGAAGCGTTCAGGCTGAGTGACCTGCACAGaaaggagcagcaggacgAAAACATCAGGAGGCGTTCGACTGGCAGACCATCCGTGGCCAAAACCGCCACAGATCCTGTGACTCTCCTGGCCGACAAGATCTCAAAGAACACGCTGGTTGTGGAACACGACATCGATCCCACGGACTGTGAGTCCAAAGTAATCGATCCTAAGAAGTCCTAA
- the LOC117141538 gene encoding serine/threonine-protein phosphatase rdgC isoform X2 translates to MGCINLKKHKGPPTPPDLETTIRAAIFIQKWYRRHQARREMQRRCNWQIFQNLEYASEQDQAELYKFFNDLIKHMPQAAGRKNQYQGSAHVSVLDDKDDLVEEFGDIVNAKIELPIRKNHIDLLIDVFRKKRGNRLHPKYVALILREAAKSLKQLPNISPVSTAVSQQVTVCGDLHGKLDDLLVVLHKNGLPSSSNPYVFNGDFVDRGKRGLEVLLLLLSLYLAFPNAVFLNRGNHEDSVMNARYGFIREVESKYPRNHKRILAFIDEVYRWLPLGSVLNSRVLIVHGGFSDSTSLDLIKSIDRGKYVSILRPPLTDGEPLDKTEWQQIFDIMWSDPQATMGCVPNTLRGAGVWFGPDVTDNFLQRHRLSYVIRSHECKPNGHEFMHDNKIITIFSASNYYAIGSNKGAYIRLNNQLMPHFVQYISAASQTKRLSFKQRMGIVESSALKELAVRMRDHRDELEDEFRKYDPKDSGYISISHWCKVMENVTKLGLPWRLLRDKLAPGTDSQKVNYNRTLDLLDTDVILEAEADGMSVMDALYANKASLVAIFNIIDADNSGEITLDEFETAIDLLVAHMPGAYSKAEMLEKCRMMDLNGDGKVDLNEFLEAFRLSDLHRKEQQDENIRRRSTGRPSVAKTATDPVTLLADKISKNTLVVEHDIDPTDCESKVIDPKKS, encoded by the exons ATGggttgcataaatttgaaaaagcatAAGGGGCCACCCACGCCACCAGATCTAGAGACAA cTATCCGAGCGGCAATCTTCATCCAGAAATGGTATCGCAGGCATCAGGCTCGTCGCGAAATGCAGAGGCGTTGCAATTGGCAGATCTTCCAGAACCTGGAGTACGCCAGCGAACAGGACCAGGCTGAG CTGTACAAATTCTTCAATGACCTCATCAAGCACATGCCCCAGGCGGCGGGCAGGAAGAACCAGTACCAAGGATCCGCCCATG TTTCCGTTTTGGATGATAAGGACGATCTCGTCGAAGAGTTTGGAGACATTGTGAATGCCAAAATAGAGTTGCCAATACGAAAAAATCATATCGATCTATTGATTGACGTCTTCCGCAAGAAACGG GGCAACCGATTGCATCCCAAGTATGTGGCCCTGATTCTACGTGAAGCTGCCAAATCGCTAAAGCAGCTGCCCAATATTTCTCCGGTGTCCACGGCGGTTTCCCAACAAGTAACGGTTTGCGGCGATCTGCATGGAAAATTGGACGATCTTCTTGTGGTGCTGCATAAG AACGGTCTTCCCTCATCTTCCAATCCCTACGTGTTCAATGGCGACTTCGTGGACAGGGGCAAGCGTGGCTTGGaggtcctgctcctgctgctctcCCTTTACTTGGCTTTTCCCAACGCAGTTTTCCTTAACCGCGGGAACCACGAGGACAGTGTCATGAATGCGCGATATGGATTTATCCGGGAGGTGGAAAGCAAGTATCCC CGGAATCACAAGCGAATCCTGGCCTTCATCGACGAGGTCTACCGATGGCTTCCCCTGGGCTCCGTTCTCAACAGTAGAGTCCTAATCGTGCATGGAGGCTTCTCGGACAGCACCAGCCTGGATCTAATAAAGAGTATTGACAGGGGCAAG TACGTGTCCATTTTGCGACCGCCACTTACGGATGGCGAACCACTGGACAAAACCGAGTGGCAGCAG ATCTTCGACATAATGTGGAGTGACCCGCAGGCCACCATGGGATGTGTTCCGAACACTCTGCGTGGAGCTGGCGTCTGGTTTGGACCGGATGTGACTGACAACTTTCTGCAAAGACATCGACTCAGCTACGTCATTCGATCGCACGAGTGCAAGCCCAATGGCCATGAGTTTATGCACGACAACAAG ATAATTACTATATTTTCGGCCTCGAACTACTATGCCATTGGATCCAACAAGGGCGCCTACATCCGGCTGAACAACCAGCTGATGCCCCATTTCGTTCAGTACATATCGGCGGCATCGCAGACCAAGCGATTATCCTTCAAACAGCGGATGGGCATCGTGGAGAGTTCGGCACTCAAGGAGTTGGCGGTGCGTATGCGCGATCATCGCGACGAGTTGGAGGACGAGTTCCGGAAGTATGATCCCAAGGATAGCGGATATATATCCATATCGCACTGGTGCAAGGTGATGGAGAACGTGACCAAGTTGGGGCTGCCCTGGAGACTCCTGCGCGATAAGCTGGCACCAGGCACGGATAGTCAAAAGGTTAACTATAATAGGACGTTGGATCTGCTGGACACGGATGTTATT CTCGAAGCTGAGGCTGATGGCATGTCGGTAATGGATGCTTTGTATGCCAACAAAGCCAGCCTGGTTGccatttttaatataattgaTGCCGATAATTCGG GCGAAATTACCCTAGATGAGTTCGAAACTGCGATTGACCTGCTGGTGGCCCATATGCCAGGTGCCTATTCGAAGGCGGAAATGCTGGAGAAGTGCAGAATGATGGACCTCAACGGAGATGGCAAGGTGGACTTGAATGAATTCCTGGAAGCGTTCAGGCTGAGTGACCTGCACAGaaaggagcagcaggacgAAAACATCAGGAGGCGTTCGACTGGCAGACCATCCGTGGCCAAAACCGCCACAGATCCTGTGACTCTCCTGGCCGACAAGATCTCAAAGAACACGCTGGTTGTGGAACACGACATCGATCCCACGGACTGTGAGTCCAAAGTAATCGATCCTAAGAAGTCCTAA